TCGAAAATGCCGCCGACTGATGCTGAGTTCGATCCCAAAGTAAGATTACTCTCTCTCTCTCTCTCTTCTCTCTATATCCCTCTCGAAATTTGAACCTCTCGTGATTCATTTCGTTTCTTGCTTGCCTCACAGGTGTTGCCTCAGTCCGCGACGGGGTTAGTTCTCTTCTCCCTCCCTCCTTAGGGTTTTATATATTCTCCGAATAGTTAGGGGTTTATGACTTTGTGTGTGTTCTGGGATTTGAGAAGGGATTACACATTCGCGAACGTTGACAATCTGGAGCATTGTGCAAAGTACTTGAACCAGACGATGGTTACATTTGGATTCCCGGCCTCGCTCGATCTCTTCTCCAACGATCCGGTGTGTGTTTAATTGTTTGATTCGTCTATTAATCCTGCAGTCTTTGTTGTGGTGACGGTTTATTGTTGATTAGGTTTCTATCTCGAGGACCTGTAATTGCATGTACTCGTTGCTTCAGCAGCGACAGCGTGACTTGGAGTTTAGAGAATCTGCTAATGAGCTGAGGCAGAGGTGAAACTCTTTTCTCCTTTGTGTTCACTGAACCCTTACACTGAACAGTTGGTATGGAGCTTGGCTGTGTTTCAGCTATGATTATATTTGACCTGCATAAAAATAATCTGGGATCTTTGATTATCGATTGTATGTAGTTTGTTGGCTAATTGTTGTTGCATTTGTTTACTTCATTGGCTAATTGATGTTTTGAAGGGTTTCCTTAGTGGTTTATTTTGGGTACTGTTATTTGTATATATAGACAACAATCGGATATAGCTAGACTTGAAGCTAAAGTTGAGAGGCTCGATGCGCAGCTCCAACACAAGGACAGGGAAATTGCAACGATTACTAGGACTGTGAGTCTTTGTCAAGTTTCAGCTGATTTGGATTTTTTTTTTTTTTTTGTTGTTGCTTAAGACTCTTGATTGATTGTGGATTCTCGTTGGGCAGGAAGCGAAAAACACAGCGGCTTTGAAGTCGCAGATTGAAAAGCTACAGCAGGAGAGAGATGAGTTCCAAAGGATGGTGATTGGTAACCAGGTCTGATTAGTTCTTGATGCTGCTTATATTAACTACTTCATCTTGGTGAAACTTTACTGATGGATTGTCTTGCATTTGTTATTCCAATCTCTGAATAGCAAGTCAAAGCTCAACAGATCCATGAAATGAAGAAAAAGGAAAAGGATTACATTAAATTACAGGTTCTGTATCGTTTCTTGTGAACGTGACTTCCGTTTATCATGTTTGATCTGCATTATAAAAGATTTTTTTTGTTTCTCTCGCAGGAACGGTTGAATCAAGTATTGATGGAGAAAAAGAAAGAATCAAAGTCAGGAATGGAGATCATGAATTTGCTACAGGTCCTTTCCTAGCATCCTTATTGTTTTGCCGATCCTTGATGATGCACGTTGGACTCTCCACTTGACTTATTATCTGATGTACGTATATAGAAAGAAGGGAGGCAGCGTGGGACCTGGAATGGCAAGAAGACTGACACTGACTTCTACAAAAAGATAGTACGAGTCTAACTTCAACAGTTCATTGACATTAAGCAGAGTTTCAACGGCATTTCTTTAATAAATTACAACCCTGCAGGTGGATGCATATGAAGCAAAGAACCAAGAGTTAATGGCTGAGAACTCAAACTTAAGAGCACTGCTTCGATCCATGCAGGTAAGCTCTATCTTCGCACTTGGCTTAACGTCTGTATGTTAACATGTTTATTCTGAAGCAAAGTTTTTTCTTTGGTTTCATTGCAGACAGATATGCGTGATTTCTTAAACGCTCCAAACGGGTCAGCTAATCCTTCATTGGCTGGCAATGAGAAACGTGAGGCTGATCCTTCACAATCTCCGCTGGGTGGAAAGACGGTATGATTGAAACCTTTATTACGTTAGATCATTGATTAGCCAATATATAACTAGTCACTACACAGGATGTCTTTGATCTACCTTTCCGTATGGCTAGAGGTCAAATAGAAGAAAGTTTGCGCACTAAGATGGCTTCCATAAAGGTTTTTTTATCACGGGCATTTCCATTTACGCAATATCAATCTTTGTCAGTGCCTAACTAACTTCTTTCTTCTTATTTCCCTTGGTGGGACAAAATAAAGGAACGCATGGTTCAGTTACAAGATGCACCTAAAGGAGCTTCTGTCACTTCCGAAGCAACAGAGAGAGAGCTTGAACTTGAAGCTCAGCTAGTCGAGGCAAGAAGCATAATCCAAGAACAGGTCCTCTTTCCTTACTTGCCCACTTAGACATTTTTGTCCAGCATCTATTTCCTTCTACAATTATGTTCTTTTTATCCTTGCAGGAGTCCATAATGTGTAAACACCTCCCAAAATCAGAGCAGCGAAAGGTATTCTATCTTCGAAACTAGCACATAGCTTTGGATTGAACAAAGATGATAGTGCGAATCAAATTAACAATTGACAAACTTGTTGCAGGGAATCCATGGTTCCATTGACAGCTGAGGTATCTCGTCTTCATATCTCTGTTGTACTCTTATTAAACTGTTTTGGTGTATCATCTTTTACTTATATAATGTATCTCTCTAGCTACAGCGAGTATGAGGATGTTGGAACTCGAAAACCATGGATCCAAGTGAAGTTAGTTTGCATTAAGAGACTGTCAGAAAATGTAGTAGTCGTGGTAGTATTGTATTTGACCATCACCAAACCTCTCTCCTTGGATTATCTTAGTTATGTATATTCAGCTTTTAGTTGTGTCACTATCAAAGATGCTTACTCCTTTTGGAGAATCAAAATCTTTTTTTTTTTTTTTGTGAGTTATTAACAAAATTGCTAGCAATTATGCTGATATGTCATTTTAGTAGACTATTTCACATCATTAAATTAAAAAGCCATCATTTATTAGACTAACTACAAAACATGCTATTTGTCTTACCTATTGTATATGCTATTGACTATGTTTATGATGTAATCATGATACTTATGAGTAAAAAAATGCTATCTTTTATTACCTGCCAGTGGTATGTCCGCGCGGAATATTGTTTTATTGTTGTTAATTATTATTTTCGGATGATATAGCTAGCTAATTATGTAATCGTCTTTATTTGTTAAAAACATTATTTGGTATTTTTATTATGTTATGTAGTAATAGGTTATATGCTAACATATTATTTGTTTTTTTTTTTTTTAATAGTGTGTTGGTGTAGGTATAATAGTACTTTATTAGTGGTAGAGTGAGTTTGTGATGTAATGCATATTGAATTTCAATAATTTTACATTTAGTCATTTGTTGAATCTAAGGCTAATAGTTTCAGGGTAAAAAATAATATTTTTTCTAATTATTTGAATTGTTTTGTGTTCTCTCCCTATATTTTTACATTGAGCCGTCACCATCTATGCATTTCGTTTACCTTTCCGTTATGTTGTGATTCTCGCCATCACCGAAAAAGACTCATATATGTGCTCTTGTTTTTCCTCACCTTTTTCTCTTCTTTTTCCTTAGATTTCGGCTCATGTTAGGAACTGCATCTCCTTGGGTTGGGCCAGAGTTTAGTCGTCTTTGAAGTTGTTTTCCTCGTCATTGGCTTACCATCGATAGTCCCTTCTCGTCTTAGTTTTCAAGATATGGTTTTTGGTGATCTGACTTCTATAACTCGAGGACGGCTCCGCGATTGAATGATTTCGTTTTGTCTACCCTTCCATCTATGTTCCCTCATCTCGTTGCAACTTTCATGGCTGCTTGCGTCTCTGTGACTCTCCCTTTCGCCATGTTTGCCACTCCATATTTGGATTGTGTTCTCCTCCGAATATGCTCTGTAGATTTGGAAGATTGTTTCTGGTCTCAAGTCTGGGCTTTGGTTTCTCGGGGGTTGGCTTCCGTTCTCTCTCACTCAGGTTGTTCTCTTCTTCCCTTGCTTCCCTTAGTATAAGTGTGTGGTATTAGTCTCTTGGAGCTTTGGTCCCTTCTATCCAGAGTTTTGTGGTTTTTCACTTGCATAGACGTCTTGTTTGTGCTTGTTTAGTTTGTGAGGTGATTCTTACTTCTTAGATGGTGGTTGTCCTTATCGTTCGTTATGTATGTCTCTTCCTGCTTCGTGGTGATTTTAGCCTTCTGTTGATTATTTTTCCTCTAACCCGCTTTCTTGGTTCTTTGCATTGGTCTTTGATCACGTTCCTTTGTGTTCGAGCGATTGCTTTGTCTCAAGATTATCTTTCTACATTTTTCTGACTTTTGATTGTTCTGGCCAAGACACTCAATGATAAAGTGAGGTAAGTTAATTTTCGTTCTTGATCGCCTTTGAGCTCTGGACCTTTATTGAGTTAGTGTTACTTTGGTATTTTTTTTCTCTATGATTATGGAGGTTTTATGTTTAGATTATGTGTTTTGCTTTCATTTGGTTAATATTAAAATAAATATATAGTTGTAAATGAAATAATAGAAAATAGTAAAAAATAATAAAATAGCGAAAGTTTATGTTATTTTTAGCAGTGAATAAATTAAATATTAAAATACATTTATGTTTTTTTACTTATTTCTTTATTCGCTTTATAATTTTTTGAACAATAAAATAGATTATCAAGGTTCAAATGATGATAGTTGGTGTGAAAAGGATTAGATAGTGCATAATTAGAAAATAATAAACCAAATTGCAATAGTCTAAAAGAAGAATGATCTAAAACGTAAAAAGACAAAAAAAGAGGACACATGTCAACAAATCTCCCTTCCACATGTATGAAAAAAATATACTTTATATATATAGATTTTAAGTCAAAGAATAAGTCACGATATATTAATATCATTGGTCATATTTTTTAACATTACCATTGGACTTTTTTTATGACTAACGAGTAATATTTGTATACGAAGTTTTAATATGCATACCATAGATTTGATTTTGTAGCTGATTTTAAAAGTGTTTTTTTTTTCATGAGAAACTATTATCAAAAAATGAGACATGCAAAAAAAACAGTGGTGAACCAAGCTTGATCATTATGAATGTCAACAGAAATATTCGAACAAGTTTAAACCACTGAAACGTAACCATATATATGTTGTTAACGTAATCAAAGTTTTAATTCTACATGGTTTGTGATCAGCTCTATTTCCATCACGAAGGCGTGGCTCGGAATGCATCCCTTGAACCAACATTTTCAGTCCCAGGAACTAAATGATATTATTAAATTATAAACTAAATATCACTTATATGGTTAAGTTTTTAAAAATACGTATATAACATATGGAGTGTACGACCATAGTTTCCAAGAAGTAATAACGTAATATTATCGATGTAACATCGAAAATATTGCTAAATTTGGTAAGTAATAATTGATTTTATATAGTTTCAAAAAAAAAAAAAAAAATTGATTTTATAGTCTTATATGGCAACTCAATATACGCATAACCACTAATTGATTTAGTCTACTTTATATGATAAAATCAGATTTTATTTCCGTTTTTAGTTTGGCGAGTTTCAATAACTATACTGTGGATGCACGAACCAATCATATGCCGATGGCCCATGAAGTAAAGCCTAAAACATTTGATATTTGTTAAGTCTCTATGATACATGTACGATTATAAAAGGGAAATACCCTATCGTAGCACTAAAAAAATTTATGTCACAAATATAGATTCTATGAATCAAAATAACCAAAATATTTCATTAAATAGGTAAATATACATTTATACTCCTAGACTTAACTAAAGTTTAGAGTTAAAGGATTAAAATTTGGGATTGAGATTTAAAATTTTATAAAATAGAAAATAAATATTAAAAATTTAGAAATTTTAAAATAAAAATTTTAAAAATAGTTTCAAAAAGTATTTTCGAATTACAAAAAGAAAATTGAAAAAAAAAATAAGAAAAAAAATTCAAAAAAAAATTCAAAAAAAAAATTAAAAAAAGTTCGAATTTGAAAACATATAATCGAAAAGTATAAAAAAATTTATATTTTTTTTATATTTTTATATTTTTTATTTTTTATATATCCAGGGTATTAGTGTACTTTTACCTATTAAATGAAACATTTTGATCATTTTCCTCTTTGTAGTCTATTTTTGTGACTAAAACTTGAAAATTATTTATTTATGAGAATTGCCCACTATAAAATGCCTTTAATATTTTTTTTAATCAATTTTTGATCAAAATAGCAGTGAATATATTTTCTGGTTTTATGCATGTTTAATTAAACTTCTATTAACTGAAAAATCAACAAAATTAAAACATTTAAACAAAATTACAACGATGTAACATAAATATTTTCTAAGTACATCTATGTACCAAAACATAAACTTTCTGTTTTGGAAGAGAAAAGAGGTGGTTCCACTGAGACCACAATTCGATACCTTCCCATGGATCTGCTGGTATATTTGGAAGGCGAGGAACAACAAACTCTTTAATGGAAAAGTCGTATCTCCGATTGACACTCTCCAACATGCGTCCCTTGAAGCAGAATGTTGGAGGAAGGCTACTGAAAAAGAGGAAGCAAATGAGGATCATGACGATTCTCCTACTACAGAGTTTGAGACAGTGCCCCCTTGGATACCTCGAATCCCTACCTGTCAAATTGATGCATCATGGATCAATAATGGCAAGGTCATTGGCTTAGGGTGGAGTCTTAAGGATCAAATGGGTTTAGAATACTTCGGATTACGGGCGTGTAACAGGAGCTTCTCAGCTTTGCATGCTGAGATGAAAGGGTTACTTTGGGAAACCTCGTGTATGAGAGACAGAAAGATCACTTCGGTAAGGTTCGAGACGGACTGCTCGGACTTAGTGGACATGAGTACAAACCCGATGGACTGGCCAGCATTCGCGACAGAGATCGAGGAGTTCCAGAGGTTACATAATGATTTCGAGAATGTGAGACTGTCTCATATTCCTCGGAGTCGGAATGGCCGGACAGATGCGTTAACAAAAAATGCAAGGACCAGAAGCTATATTTTCTCCCATATAGATCAGACCTGGACAGATGAAGATGCTCTTCGGACAATCGGCTCGTCTGTCCTCCACTTGATCTAGCATTGATGGGTAGACGACGAAAAAAAAAAAAAAATTCTAAGTAGTTCGCTTTGCGCCGGGCGCAGATCACTATCTAGTGATTATTATTATGTATGATCGACTCTACTATTTGTTTTAAACCAAGCATAAGCTCACTAGAAAGCTATATCTTACTAGCCTACCAACTTCATACTGCAGTTGTAAAAAATACAGTTAAAATTTCGTATTTATAACTTATCTTAAAGTTGAAATAAGCCGTTTATTTACAAATTCGAAATTATTTGTTTATATATAACTTTTGATTAAATATATTAACGACGTTAACCTAAATTACAGTGAGATCTCATAAACAAAAAAATCATTTCAGAAATAAGAATACAAATGACATTATACTTTTATCAATATACTTAATATTGTTAATTATTTATGTATATATATTTGACTTAATAATATCTCAATGTGATTTTCTCGCTTTCTTCCTTGTAATGTTTTTAAACCCAATTCGGACGTGAAACCAAATTACACTTTGTATCACTGGATCGACCGTAGTTGGATAGTGGATCAATAGATTAATAAATTGTAATATATATATAAACATAATATTATTAACTATTAAAAAATATAAGATGATATCAAGTTTTATGTACATAATCAAATATATATTTTAAAGTTTGTTTTAATTTCAATTTTCATTCATCATCAAATAAATTATTTGATTACATATTGGTTCACCGGATATACCGGTTTGACTGTACGTCTGGATTGAGTTTTAAAACATTGATTTTAACTGTAAACGTTCTATTCCAAATCACTAGTTTGTGTATTCTAGCATAATTACCTAATCGAATATTTCTTACTATATTATCTTTTACCAAAACTTTATCCGCTCTAGAACTAGTCGAAGAAATCGAATGCACTATGCTAATAAGATAACACCATCTCATGGCAAGTAGTACCTTTCTTGGTTTTCGGACCGACCTTTATGGACAAATTTATATGTTTCTAACTTTTGACATCTATTAAAGTGTTACTATCATTATTTGTACTATATATAGCTAAATAGTAAGCTATATTTGTAGAGTGACCGACGTTGTGGATACATTTTAAAAACTGAGGCAATAAATTATGTAAGTTAATCAATACTTATATAACATTTTAACAAAATAAAATTCAAATGGTTTGCAATGGGACTGCTAACCAAATAGGCTGCTAAACTGCTAATGACATAAACCCAAGTATTTACTAATTAAGTGTCAATGTTATTTCGATCTCAAGTTTGTTCTACACGTAGTCAATTCTTTTGGTTCATGTATCATTATTGGAATATTCTGTAATATCTTGGGATATATTAATAAAAAGTTATGTATATATAAGCCCAGCACTGGTTGCCAGTCACTTCAAAGTATTTGTGTATGTATAATATCTTCGAGACCACGTGAAGTTATCAGATATTTACAACTTTTTTTGTCTTTATATTTAAAGAATAAAACCAAACTTTAAAGAACTTAAAAGAAAAAAAGCTTTCATCAGAGAAGAAGATGATTCATCAGAGGGTTCTGTAATAGAAACATCTAGAAAAAGAGGGATATATTTTCTTTTCCACAAACTACACACACAAGATAACCTAGAAAGAAAGAAAGACGGAAGAAAACAAAAAGAACGAAGAACACAAAGAAGAAGAAAAATGCAAGCTGCTTCGGTAATAAGCTTTTCTTTGTTCGATGTTGTTGTTGGAAGTTTTTCATTCGGTGAACAAAGAACCAATCCTCATTTTATTTTATTTTATTTTATTTTTATACACTTATTTTTTAATATTCTAAAATTCTCAATGTTTTATTCTTGTATGGCTCTTTTATAGAGCTTGAAGACCGAGTACTCCTGGATTCTATGTCTATACGTTCATTTTATACATGTTCTTTAAGAGAATGAGAGCTTCATGGTTTTGCCTTTTGGCTGTTTAAATATTTTAATTTTGGAAAAAAATAATTTGAAAAATAAAAATCTGAGCTTTATCGATCTCTTTTGTTCTTCCGGATCATGGGTACTAATACATTTTTGATCCCTTGTTTTTTTCATAGAACTTTGTTGTGATGGGTTCTTAACTTTACATTATTTAATTCTTTGTCCGAAAACTGATCTGCAGCTCTCAAAGATCTGGCGTTTTGATAGTAATGTGGGCCCAGAAGAAGACATGGATCCTTCTTCATTTCAACGTACGAGTTCTTCTTCATGTCGACGTGAACGTCTTTTGTCTTCTCACTGTTCTAGTTTCATGCGTCTATTTCGTGAAGCTTTTAAGAGCATGTTTCCTACAGGTCTCTTAGGTCAGGTCCGTATCTTATATTTAGCTAATAGACCCTAAGACACCTGCAATAAACATGCTCTTAGGTCGCTAACACGACGTAGTTTTCATTGACAAAACTGTTTCATATATGAACATCAACGCTTTATTTCTCGCATTGGATTCGTCGTTCGTCGTCATTGTTGAAATTTTTGGTTCATGGGTTGTTGAGACTTATCGTTTTCGTTGACAAAGCTTAAAACTTTTGTTCTTACCACACTTGTTCTAGGGTTAAAGTATTGTGCTTTTGCTTTTGCCTTTGCAGGTGTCGTGTGCACCGAGTTTCCTAAAAAG
The DNA window shown above is from Brassica oleracea var. oleracea cultivar TO1000 chromosome C3, BOL, whole genome shotgun sequence and carries:
- the LOC106331417 gene encoding afadin- and alpha-actinin-binding protein isoform X1 produces the protein MPPTDAEFDPKVLPQSATGRDYTFANVDNLEHCAKYLNQTMVTFGFPASLDLFSNDPVSISRTCNCMYSLLQQRQRDLEFRESANELRQRQQSDIARLEAKVERLDAQLQHKDREIATITRTEAKNTAALKSQIEKLQQERDEFQRMVIGNQQVKAQQIHEMKKKEKDYIKLQERLNQVLMEKKKESKSGMEIMNLLQKEGRQRGTWNGKKTDTDFYKKIVDAYEAKNQELMAENSNLRALLRSMQTDMRDFLNAPNGSANPSLAGNEKREADPSQSPLGGKTDVFDLPFRMARGQIEESLRTKMASIKERMVQLQDAPKGASVTSEATERELELEAQLVEARSIIQEQESIMCKHLPKSEQRKGIHGSIDS
- the LOC106331417 gene encoding afadin- and alpha-actinin-binding protein isoform X2 yields the protein MPPTDAEFDPKVLPQSATGDYTFANVDNLEHCAKYLNQTMVTFGFPASLDLFSNDPVSISRTCNCMYSLLQQRQRDLEFRESANELRQRQQSDIARLEAKVERLDAQLQHKDREIATITRTEAKNTAALKSQIEKLQQERDEFQRMVIGNQQVKAQQIHEMKKKEKDYIKLQERLNQVLMEKKKESKSGMEIMNLLQKEGRQRGTWNGKKTDTDFYKKIVDAYEAKNQELMAENSNLRALLRSMQTDMRDFLNAPNGSANPSLAGNEKREADPSQSPLGGKTDVFDLPFRMARGQIEESLRTKMASIKERMVQLQDAPKGASVTSEATERELELEAQLVEARSIIQEQESIMCKHLPKSEQRKGIHGSIDS